In Desulfovibrio sp. JC010, one genomic interval encodes:
- a CDS encoding phage tail protein I gives MSESLLPPNASQLERAASDAARIDDLDLTPVSNLWNPWECHISVLPYLAWALSVDVWDEDWPEKVKRTVVAESIGLHWIKGTPGAVEQMCAALGYEVDVLEWPEYGGGHDRYKLRAYGRMDEADYENILIADHVAKRQSQELDAIQIPYTEQAAASVAGLPRIGFSITGSLSSDVTSEAAPVAGAAIVRMSFPITGMLSPTDISTSIEHINTAGMIRLGFSITGAAE, from the coding sequence ATGAGTGAATCTCTGCTCCCCCCTAATGCCAGCCAGCTTGAACGGGCTGCCTCTGATGCTGCCCGAATTGATGACCTTGATCTTACACCGGTTAGCAATCTGTGGAACCCGTGGGAATGCCATATTTCTGTTTTGCCGTATTTGGCTTGGGCCTTGTCCGTGGATGTTTGGGACGAGGATTGGCCGGAAAAAGTAAAGCGCACCGTGGTTGCTGAGAGCATTGGCTTGCACTGGATCAAAGGGACTCCCGGCGCGGTTGAGCAGATGTGTGCGGCCCTTGGTTACGAGGTGGATGTGCTTGAGTGGCCCGAATATGGCGGTGGTCATGACCGCTATAAGCTCCGGGCTTACGGGCGTATGGATGAAGCTGATTACGAAAACATCCTGATAGCTGACCATGTTGCCAAACGGCAAAGTCAAGAGCTTGATGCCATTCAGATTCCTTACACAGAACAGGCAGCCGCAAGTGTAGCCGGGCTACCGCGTATAGGATTCTCCATTACTGGCAGCTTAAGCAGTGATGTTACCTCGGAAGCTGCCCCGGTAGCAGGAGCTGCAATTGTTCGCATGAGCTTTCCGATTACCGGAATGCTGTCACCGACAGATATATCTACATCAATTGAACACATAAACACCGCCGGAATGATCCGGCTAGGATTCAGCATAACAGGAGCTGCGGAATGA
- a CDS encoding baseplate J/gp47 family protein, producing MSIAAGFSRIDLAKLPAPQVVEELDFETIFQRKLAKFKKDYPEYSSIVESDPIYKILEEAAYDEMNLRQEFNDRAKSLMLAYAFGPNLDHLAALVPIERKLLDPGDPNAEPPIAPTYEGNDDFKARTQLAPEGFSVAGPGEGYRFHALKAAEVKDARSRRTAPGCIELAVLGRNGNGTPSAETITEVENIFSDRTVRPQGDLLTVRAAEIVEYEIDAVLTVANGPSDAVVAAAAEDAAQKYADNAHQIAGRVTLSGINAALTVAGVVDVQMPKPVESLACKEWQAPYCTAINIQVVQL from the coding sequence GTGAGTATCGCTGCCGGATTCAGCCGCATTGACCTTGCCAAGCTTCCAGCTCCGCAGGTTGTTGAAGAGCTGGACTTTGAAACCATCTTTCAGCGCAAGCTTGCAAAGTTCAAAAAGGATTACCCTGAGTATTCCTCAATTGTTGAATCCGATCCTATTTATAAGATTCTGGAGGAAGCAGCTTATGATGAAATGAATCTCCGGCAGGAATTCAATGATAGAGCAAAGTCTTTAATGTTGGCCTATGCTTTCGGTCCTAATCTGGACCATCTTGCCGCACTGGTTCCCATTGAACGCAAGCTGCTTGATCCGGGTGATCCTAATGCCGAGCCTCCTATAGCACCCACTTATGAAGGTAATGATGATTTCAAAGCACGCACCCAACTTGCGCCGGAAGGATTCTCCGTGGCCGGGCCGGGTGAGGGCTACAGATTTCACGCATTAAAAGCTGCCGAAGTAAAGGACGCACGTTCCCGGCGCACGGCTCCGGGCTGCATTGAGCTGGCCGTGCTGGGTCGTAACGGCAACGGCACCCCCTCGGCGGAAACCATCACCGAAGTTGAGAACATATTTTCAGACCGCACAGTTCGTCCGCAGGGTGATCTGTTGACTGTCCGGGCAGCTGAGATTGTTGAGTACGAGATTGATGCCGTCCTGACTGTTGCCAATGGCCCGTCCGATGCTGTGGTTGCGGCTGCCGCTGAGGATGCCGCGCAGAAATACGCTGATAATGCCCACCAGATTGCAGGTCGGGTGACTCTTTCCGGCATCAACGCCGCACTGACTGTTGCGGGTGTGGTTGATGTCCAGATGCCGAAGCCGGTTGAAAGTCTGGCCTGTAAAGAATGGCAAGCTCCGTATTGTACTGCAATCAATATTCAGGTGGTGCAGTTATGA
- a CDS encoding GPW/gp25 family protein has product MQGVCATTGKPLAGYAHLHQSIQDILTTPINTRVMRREYGSDVPDLIDAPMNADTLIDVFAAVAVALDRWEPRFRLEQVFVTSAEPGHWELAVEGEYLPDGETIKLERIVL; this is encoded by the coding sequence ATGCAGGGCGTGTGTGCGACTACGGGCAAACCGCTGGCCGGTTATGCCCATCTTCATCAATCCATTCAGGACATCCTGACTACTCCCATTAATACGCGCGTGATGCGCCGGGAGTATGGCAGCGATGTTCCTGATTTGATTGACGCGCCCATGAACGCCGACACCCTCATTGATGTGTTTGCCGCTGTGGCCGTGGCTCTGGACCGCTGGGAACCTCGTTTCAGGTTGGAGCAGGTTTTCGTGACCAGTGCGGAGCCGGGCCATTGGGAATTGGCTGTGGAAGGTGAATATCTGCCGGATGGTGAGACCATTAAGCTTGAGAGGATAGTGCTGTGA
- a CDS encoding phage baseplate assembly protein V — protein sequence MMHRNLDKTVADLIRRFENVLRIGKICEADYEKACVRVKSGDVVTDWLPWITQRAGKDISWWPPTIGEQVMILSPGGDLAQGVVLPAIFQTAAPACGNRSTLHRHTYQDGAVIEYDEEAHFLHAYVPGSSLLECDNDIKAVAGDNIIAVAGDDIKATALEGNIDVTANKGNVDMTATEGQITGRAKGEIAFESETGVRMSGPYLDLDGVIRNGLGQHGGGGEIRGQIDHRDGDLIQHNCDTISMGVSNAHHTHPENGDVTSEPNGGNDGN from the coding sequence ATGATGCATCGTAATTTGGATAAAACCGTAGCCGATCTTATACGCCGCTTTGAGAATGTCCTGCGCATCGGCAAGATTTGCGAGGCTGATTATGAAAAGGCCTGTGTCCGGGTTAAATCCGGCGATGTGGTCACTGATTGGTTGCCGTGGATCACCCAGCGCGCCGGGAAGGACATCAGCTGGTGGCCGCCCACGATTGGAGAACAGGTCATGATTCTGTCTCCCGGCGGGGATCTCGCACAGGGCGTGGTTCTCCCCGCAATATTTCAGACCGCCGCCCCGGCCTGCGGCAATCGTTCAACGCTGCACCGCCATACATATCAAGACGGCGCGGTAATCGAATACGATGAAGAGGCTCATTTTCTTCATGCCTATGTCCCCGGTTCCTCACTGCTGGAATGCGATAACGACATCAAAGCGGTAGCCGGTGACAACATTATCGCCGTAGCCGGTGACGATATTAAGGCCACTGCGCTTGAGGGCAACATCGATGTCACCGCCAACAAAGGCAACGTCGACATGACCGCAACTGAAGGCCAGATTACAGGCCGCGCCAAAGGCGAGATTGCTTTTGAAAGTGAAACCGGGGTTAGGATGTCCGGCCCCTATCTGGACTTGGACGGAGTTATCAGAAACGGCCTCGGTCAGCATGGCGGTGGTGGTGAGATCAGAGGTCAGATTGATCATCGTGACGGTGATCTGATCCAGCACAACTGCGACACTATTTCTATGGGCGTATCCAATGCGCATCACACCCACCCCGAAAACGGGGATGTAACCAGCGAACCCAACGGAGGAAATGATGGAAACTAA
- a CDS encoding phage virion morphogenesis protein — protein sequence MSVQIEVDLTACKQLAEVMNQLAEHPLSHDALDTIGSQLESGARRRIQTEKESPEGDAWEPWAESYAKTRGDEHSLLVSGGFMQDLLDHFVDDDSAVAGSNQVQAAIHQFGGETGRGHKTIITARPYLGISETDERYIADAIMADLEGAFDA from the coding sequence ATGTCTGTTCAGATTGAAGTTGACCTCACAGCCTGCAAACAGCTGGCAGAAGTCATGAATCAGCTTGCGGAGCATCCGCTTTCTCATGATGCGCTGGACACCATCGGGTCGCAGCTTGAATCTGGAGCACGGCGTAGAATCCAGACCGAGAAGGAAAGCCCGGAAGGTGACGCATGGGAGCCATGGGCCGAGAGCTACGCCAAGACACGCGGTGATGAACATTCCCTGCTGGTCTCCGGTGGTTTCATGCAGGATTTGCTTGACCACTTCGTTGATGATGATTCAGCCGTTGCCGGGTCAAATCAGGTGCAGGCAGCTATCCACCAGTTCGGCGGGGAAACCGGGCGTGGACATAAGACCATTATCACCGCCCGGCCCTACTTAGGAATTTCCGAAACAGATGAACGCTATATAGCAGATGCCATCATGGCAGACCTTGAGGGGGCTTTTGATGCCTAA
- a CDS encoding phage protein Gp36 family protein, with product MYATEDDLLTRAPEVDADPGDAKIVTALTDASSLIDIYLCKRWAVPVMEPSKALEALANICIDLACYKVCRPDSALSEDLRKRHEDAIKLLEKISKGDVNLPGMNEDDDSNEATTSSAGAVVVTGPPRLFGRNKGY from the coding sequence ATGTACGCGACTGAAGACGATCTGTTGACCCGTGCTCCTGAAGTTGATGCCGATCCCGGTGACGCCAAGATCGTCACGGCTCTGACAGACGCTTCATCGCTTATCGATATATATTTGTGCAAGCGTTGGGCGGTTCCGGTTATGGAGCCGTCCAAGGCACTGGAAGCACTGGCTAACATCTGCATTGATCTGGCCTGCTACAAGGTTTGCCGCCCAGACAGTGCGTTGTCTGAAGACTTGCGCAAACGTCATGAGGACGCAATCAAGCTGCTGGAGAAAATCAGCAAAGGCGATGTGAACCTGCCGGGCATGAATGAGGACGATGATTCTAATGAAGCGACCACCAGCAGTGCGGGGGCCGTGGTTGTAACCGGCCCGCCTCGTCTTTTCGGGCGCAACAAAGGATACTAG